The Thiorhodovibrio litoralis genome includes a window with the following:
- a CDS encoding IPTL-CTERM sorting domain-containing protein translates to MQTKVVSPESVEAGVNANYTLTVRNNGPSTAAGVEVKDVFTLPAGDPGFTVISVTPPSGNTCTGLNVGDIYTAGTPPTLTCNLGSMNRGNTKNIKFTIRPNWDSGEAVRTFTNTATATTTTWESDGGTSGDGEAETGSNNSASETLEIIASLIDVKIENNDSPDPLAWDPADDGAGVGNTSANDVVYTLANQNLGPSLATGTQAVFTMTPKAGKQVEFLCDTVASSDDCTTSPANQCTQSGSNPVTGSDTLTLTCDVGTDVDGVWQIPAGDTIPHYLHFRFLSEPDSGGDTNETNATISANEIETNTGNNSEAELTSTQAKVDLVVTKFSGDNAGEVRTVQLHEPFNWNITVTNNGPLGSDETVLTDTLSDDMRFHGATPSWSNATDSTSGPCVISGQDLTCTLGSVSVGSEVKITVPVLIESYTSSTVQNCASADTNGVDPTPGDSTNVCGTVSVTNSYYPADYGDAPDASDGTAAANYNTTFSDGGPRHLQPGVTTWLGACADSDGDGTLQNPDANADDINAGTVTAGTCTDNDDEDGVVLPPAFVAGATVSLDVTVTNATCALDGWVDYNADGDFIDGSERIFDAESLTVGTHTLTVNVPAGITPGTSYARFRCSDAGGLSPVEEVTNGEVEDYRVSLQPDPDSAPTPTDYGDAPDPEAGTALGNYNTLGLDDGPSHVLGVAGASYLGACVDSDTGSQQDVAAMADDDTAAGGAATPLTTGTCATAGEDEDGVRFLDAMRRGGNANIEVTVADVADCTLNAWIDFNADGDFTDASEQIATDQLLSASSVTTLTVAVPADATLGPAYARFRCASIGGLAPTGAAPDGEVEDYLVNLSANPTSTDLDFGDAPDTYQTTDAADGPSHALVSGTPYLGTCVDSDTGTQEGVTALADDEDASGTTTGSCATAGDDEDGVELPTSLTRGSPSQIAVTVGASDDCYLNGWIDFNGDGRFSGAEEQIVSDQLQGAGVRTVYPFTVPSNAVIGDSYARFRCSTRQGLGATGSAPDGEVEDYRITLNAPATPPNPGPGPSPDPGPGPSPDPGPGPSPDPEPSPEPDPTITPTDYGDAPDSQTGTSTTNYNTLAVDGGPSHVLGVAGAPYLGACVDSDPGTQQDVTALADDDAAAGGTETPMITGTCATPGKDEDGVRFLDPMLPGENARFQVTVPPNVADCTLNAWIDFNADGDFLDANEQIATDRVLTAGSGTPLTVAVPADAANGSSYARFRCASVGGLAPTGPAPDGEVEDYRVDLGAEPITTELDFGDAPDSQSGTSTSNYNTRAEDGGPSHVLGVDGAPYLGACVDSDPGTQQGVTALADDDAAGNGTAMPLTTGICATAGDDEDGVRLLDPLRRGEDAQLEITVADLAACTLNAWIDFNADGDFLDANEQIATDQVLAASSVTPLTVAVPADATLGPAYARFRCASAGGLAPTGAAPDGEVEDSLFDLSPEPITTELDFGDAPDSYQTTEASGGPSHELVIGTPYLGTCVDADTGTQQGVTALADDETAASGTTTGSCVTAGDDEDGVEFLTSLMLGRQSQIAVTVGDSAGCYLSGWIDFNGDGRFSGAEEQIVSDQLQGAGVRTVYPFDVPSNAVLGDSYARFRCSSRLGLVATGSAPDGEVEDYLLELSADPLPPAELAVLKTVYQGHDAGAGCPGVKELAVVDKSRAPKPITWCVALTNTGTTALADPVFNDPQLQVVPGGDQSAMIMRAGSSLPLAPGATAVWYLEQMRDTSLVNLVQVSMTPVDENGDPLELPPVTGEDPAETIFGYVFDPPFGVKIGTQNGLSLVRWTMEWGNDNPIALNGVVITDEPPVGMTVSGNASCVPFGITSVVSCAVDQPSPAYPRGLVRVVANFGPDWNATVATAVNKLQIAFDVTVASTTVTTYENQGIAEWMPPDGGDPLVGLTSDDTLNPQTNPEPTPFTFLPGGPNVAPQSVPTLSQWALALLVLMMLVAVGARVRRER, encoded by the coding sequence TTGCAGACCAAGGTGGTCAGCCCAGAGTCTGTCGAGGCGGGTGTCAACGCAAACTACACGCTCACGGTGCGCAACAACGGGCCATCGACCGCAGCAGGGGTAGAGGTCAAGGATGTCTTCACCCTTCCAGCCGGAGACCCCGGCTTTACCGTCATCAGCGTTACCCCTCCGAGTGGCAACACCTGTACTGGCCTGAATGTGGGCGATATCTACACGGCTGGCACTCCGCCAACGTTGACCTGCAATCTTGGCTCCATGAACCGCGGTAACACCAAGAATATCAAGTTCACCATTCGCCCGAATTGGGACAGTGGCGAGGCAGTCCGGACGTTCACTAACACGGCGACCGCCACGACCACCACCTGGGAGAGCGATGGTGGCACCAGTGGCGACGGTGAGGCGGAGACTGGTAGCAATAATAGCGCATCCGAGACCCTCGAAATTATAGCCTCGCTCATCGACGTGAAGATCGAAAACAACGACTCTCCTGATCCGCTAGCCTGGGATCCTGCCGACGATGGCGCTGGCGTTGGCAATACTTCAGCAAACGATGTTGTGTATACGCTGGCGAATCAGAACCTCGGCCCGTCACTCGCCACCGGCACGCAGGCTGTATTTACCATGACGCCCAAGGCCGGCAAGCAAGTGGAGTTCTTATGCGACACGGTTGCGAGCAGCGACGACTGCACCACCAGCCCAGCGAATCAGTGCACCCAAAGCGGTTCCAACCCCGTGACCGGGTCGGACACCCTCACACTGACCTGCGATGTGGGTACTGATGTCGATGGGGTCTGGCAGATACCCGCAGGCGACACCATCCCTCACTACCTGCACTTCCGCTTTCTGAGCGAACCCGACTCCGGCGGCGATACCAATGAAACCAACGCCACCATCAGCGCCAATGAAATCGAGACCAATACGGGCAATAATTCAGAGGCGGAATTAACCTCCACTCAGGCCAAGGTCGATCTCGTGGTGACCAAATTCTCCGGCGACAACGCTGGCGAGGTGCGGACGGTGCAGTTGCACGAGCCCTTCAACTGGAACATCACCGTGACCAACAACGGGCCACTGGGGAGCGATGAAACCGTGTTGACCGACACTCTGTCTGATGACATGCGCTTTCACGGAGCCACGCCTAGCTGGAGCAACGCAACTGACAGCACCAGCGGCCCTTGCGTCATCAGCGGTCAGGACTTGACCTGCACCCTCGGCTCGGTCAGCGTCGGCAGTGAGGTCAAGATTACCGTACCGGTACTGATCGAGAGCTACACCAGCAGTACGGTGCAGAACTGCGCCTCAGCAGATACGAACGGCGTGGATCCCACTCCCGGCGACAGTACTAATGTCTGCGGAACCGTATCCGTAACTAACAGCTACTACCCCGCCGACTACGGCGATGCGCCCGACGCGAGTGATGGCACGGCGGCTGCCAATTACAACACCACCTTCAGCGATGGCGGTCCGAGACACCTTCAGCCCGGTGTGACGACCTGGCTGGGTGCCTGCGCAGACAGTGATGGTGATGGCACCCTGCAGAACCCCGATGCCAATGCAGACGACATTAACGCTGGCACCGTAACCGCAGGCACCTGCACCGACAATGACGATGAGGACGGCGTGGTTCTTCCACCGGCCTTTGTCGCCGGCGCCACGGTATCACTTGACGTCACCGTAACCAACGCTACCTGCGCCCTCGATGGTTGGGTGGACTACAACGCCGACGGTGATTTCATCGACGGCAGTGAGCGTATCTTCGACGCAGAATCGCTCACGGTAGGGACCCACACGCTGACGGTCAACGTCCCGGCAGGCATCACTCCCGGCACCTCTTATGCACGCTTCCGCTGCAGCGATGCCGGTGGCCTCTCCCCGGTAGAGGAAGTCACCAATGGTGAAGTGGAAGATTACCGGGTCTCCCTGCAGCCGGATCCTGACTCGGCACCCACGCCGACGGATTATGGCGATGCTCCGGACCCAGAGGCAGGCACAGCGCTCGGCAACTACAACACGCTGGGCCTCGATGATGGCCCGAGCCACGTTCTCGGTGTGGCCGGTGCTTCCTACTTGGGCGCCTGCGTCGATTCTGACACGGGCTCCCAGCAGGATGTCGCCGCCATGGCCGACGACGATACGGCTGCCGGCGGCGCGGCAACGCCATTGACCACGGGTACTTGCGCGACTGCCGGCGAAGACGAGGACGGCGTGCGTTTCCTTGATGCAATGCGCCGTGGGGGAAATGCGAATATTGAGGTGACCGTCGCTGATGTGGCGGACTGTACGCTCAACGCCTGGATCGACTTTAACGCCGATGGCGATTTCACTGATGCCAGTGAGCAGATTGCAACGGATCAGCTTCTGTCTGCGAGCAGCGTGACCACGCTCACAGTCGCGGTTCCTGCTGACGCCACGCTCGGCCCAGCTTACGCGCGCTTCCGTTGCGCAAGCATTGGCGGACTTGCACCGACTGGCGCGGCGCCGGATGGTGAAGTGGAGGACTATCTGGTTAACCTGAGCGCAAATCCGACTTCGACGGATCTGGACTTTGGTGATGCGCCGGATACTTACCAGACGACGGATGCTGCCGATGGCCCGAGCCATGCGCTAGTGAGTGGCACGCCCTATTTAGGCACCTGCGTCGATTCTGACACGGGCACCCAAGAGGGTGTTACTGCGCTGGCCGACGACGAGGATGCCAGCGGCACGACCACGGGTAGTTGCGCGACGGCCGGTGATGACGAGGACGGCGTTGAGCTCCCGACTTCGCTGACGCGTGGTAGCCCGTCGCAGATCGCAGTTACCGTAGGCGCCAGTGACGACTGCTACCTCAACGGATGGATCGATTTTAATGGCGACGGGCGGTTCTCAGGTGCGGAAGAGCAGATCGTTAGCGATCAGCTCCAGGGCGCGGGTGTTCGGACGGTCTACCCATTCACGGTTCCCAGCAATGCCGTGATCGGTGACAGTTACGCGCGCTTCCGCTGTAGTACGCGACAGGGACTGGGCGCGACGGGTTCGGCGCCAGATGGCGAGGTGGAAGATTATCGGATCACTCTGAATGCACCGGCCACTCCGCCCAACCCTGGTCCGGGACCATCGCCTGACCCTGGTCCGGGACCATCGCCTGACCCTGGTCCGGGACCCTCGCCTGATCCGGAGCCCTCGCCCGAGCCTGATCCGACCATCACGCCAACAGATTATGGTGATGCACCGGACTCGCAGACAGGCACATCGACCACCAACTACAACACGCTGGCCGTCGACGGTGGTCCGAGCCACGTTCTCGGTGTGGCCGGTGCTCCCTACCTGGGCGCCTGCGTCGACTCCGACCCCGGCACCCAGCAGGATGTGACCGCGCTGGCTGACGATGATGCAGCTGCCGGCGGCACGGAAACGCCGATGATCACGGGTACTTGCGCGACTCCCGGCAAAGACGAGGACGGCGTACGCTTCCTTGATCCAATGCTCCCTGGGGAAAATGCGCGGTTTCAAGTGACCGTACCGCCGAATGTGGCGGACTGCACGCTCAATGCCTGGATCGATTTCAACGCCGACGGCGACTTCCTTGACGCCAATGAGCAGATTGCAACGGATCGGGTGTTGACTGCGGGCAGCGGAACCCCGCTGACAGTCGCGGTTCCTGCGGACGCCGCGAACGGTTCCTCATATGCGCGCTTCCGCTGCGCCAGCGTCGGAGGACTTGCACCGACTGGCCCGGCACCGGATGGTGAAGTGGAGGACTATCGGGTTGACTTGGGTGCAGAGCCGATCACGACTGAGTTGGACTTTGGCGATGCGCCGGACTCGCAGTCAGGCACGTCGACCAGCAACTACAACACGCGGGCCGAAGACGGTGGTCCGAGCCACGTTCTCGGTGTCGATGGTGCTCCCTACCTTGGCGCCTGCGTCGACTCTGACCCGGGCACCCAGCAGGGTGTTACCGCGCTGGCCGATGACGATGCGGCTGGCAATGGCACGGCAATGCCGTTGACCACGGGCATTTGCGCAACTGCCGGCGATGACGAGGACGGCGTGCGTCTCCTTGATCCACTGCGCCGTGGGGAAGATGCGCAGCTTGAGATCACCGTTGCGGATTTGGCGGCCTGTACGCTCAACGCTTGGATCGATTTCAACGCCGACGGCGACTTCCTTGATGCCAATGAGCAGATTGCAACGGATCAGGTTCTGGCTGCGAGCAGCGTGACCCCGCTAACGGTCGCAGTTCCTGCGGACGCCACGCTCGGACCGGCTTATGCGCGCTTCCGTTGCGCTAGTGCCGGCGGGCTTGCACCGACGGGAGCGGCGCCGGATGGCGAAGTGGAGGACTCTCTGTTCGACCTGAGCCCAGAGCCGATCACGACGGAGCTGGACTTTGGCGATGCGCCTGATAGCTATCAGACGACGGAAGCCTCCGGTGGTCCGAGCCACGAGTTGGTGATCGGCACGCCCTATCTGGGCACCTGCGTCGATGCTGATACGGGCACCCAGCAGGGTGTAACCGCGCTGGCCGACGATGAGACGGCTGCCAGCGGCACCACCACGGGCAGTTGCGTGACCGCCGGCGATGACGAGGATGGGGTTGAGTTCCTGACTTCGCTCATGCTTGGCCGTCAGTCGCAGATCGCAGTTACCGTAGGAGACAGTGCGGGCTGCTACCTCAGCGGATGGATCGATTTTAATGGCGACGGGCGGTTCTCAGGTGCGGAAGAGCAGATCGTCAGCGACCAGCTCCAGGGCGCGGGTGTCCGGACGGTCTACCCATTTGACGTTCCCAGCAATGCCGTGCTTGGTGACAGTTACGCGCGCTTCCGCTGTAGTTCGCGACTGGGATTGGTTGCGACCGGATCGGCCCCGGATGGCGAAGTGGAGGACTATCTGCTCGAACTGAGCGCTGATCCGCTACCCCCAGCGGAGCTGGCGGTGCTCAAGACGGTCTATCAGGGACATGATGCCGGGGCCGGCTGTCCAGGCGTGAAGGAGCTGGCGGTGGTCGATAAGAGTCGGGCGCCCAAGCCGATTACCTGGTGCGTCGCACTCACCAATACTGGTACGACAGCATTGGCGGACCCGGTCTTCAATGACCCGCAGTTGCAGGTGGTACCAGGCGGCGATCAAAGCGCGATGATCATGCGTGCAGGGTCGTCCTTGCCATTGGCACCTGGCGCAACGGCGGTCTGGTATCTGGAGCAAATGCGCGATACCAGCCTGGTGAATCTTGTTCAAGTGAGCATGACGCCGGTCGATGAGAACGGTGATCCGCTCGAACTCCCGCCGGTTACGGGTGAGGATCCTGCTGAAACCATTTTTGGTTATGTGTTCGATCCGCCGTTTGGGGTGAAAATCGGTACGCAGAATGGATTGTCTCTGGTGCGCTGGACCATGGAGTGGGGCAACGATAACCCAATCGCTCTGAACGGTGTGGTGATCACCGATGAGCCTCCGGTAGGGATGACCGTGAGCGGCAATGCGAGCTGTGTTCCCTTCGGGATAACCTCTGTGGTTTCCTGCGCAGTTGATCAGCCAAGCCCGGCCTACCCACGCGGACTGGTGCGAGTGGTGGCGAATTTTGGCCCGGATTGGAATGCGACGGTCGCTACGGCGGTGAATAAGCTTCAGATCGCCTTCGATGTGACTGTCGCCTCAACGACGGTGACGACCTATGAAAATCAGGGAATCGCTGAATGGATGCCTCCGGACGGTGGTGATCCGCTGGTTGGGTTGACGTCTGATGACACGCTTAACCCGCAGACGAATCCGGAGCCGACCCCGTTTACGTTCTTGCCCGGCGGGCCCAACGTGGCACCTCAGAGCGTTCCGACCCTCTCGCAATGGGCGCTTGCGCTGCTGGTGCTGATGATGTTGGTCGCCGTCGGCGCTCGCGTCAGGCGCGAGCGTTAG
- a CDS encoding DUF11 domain-containing protein: MTTNHLAVTRTAIGTATGTATATGQPRTRHRSTFIGRLVLGFLLTSLSAAALAVDVQVSKLDDDPDPVGRGGIVTYTIDVRNNGSDTAAGVELVFPLPAGTTYNSDDNADCSHAGGTPGEVTCNYGSVVGNTAPGGGDIKTVNIQVNVPSTIATGTINGITATVSTTDSDTNIANNTETQNTTVQNGADLVPVFVSASPDPVTGGGNVTYVANVLNNGPDEALNPQVVFQLSPNATFVSVSDDDWTCTHDGTTPGGKLTCNRTSLASGATSSQISFVTQVTGAATGTLTTTATTNLGNSSTVTDANPNNDFVDIDVTVGAGTDIAVTVQNPGAVIAGDTFNLIIQPRNNGPIAAVNPKVIIPIPAGFTINSATGTGWNCTISGQEVTCNGTTLTVGATDNITVSLTAPIVTAQETYTNPPSATISSDTSDADATNNSRTGTIVVNPNGLDIEMLKTKGPNPVALGSTITSSIRVRNKGPLSTLSGTITITDTLLAGETFGSASGTGWDCSTTTISAGDVGDIVCTYDAALNNGSLSEPLTITTTATTIGDRTNTACSVYSGTPGDYDDTNDCDSETVKATGPIADLQVSKSADRAILAANDPTVTYTITVTNAALNAAGSASAPVDGITIEDDLPVYVSYNGGSGVTAVVDTTGVAATFDPCSITDGKISCKQSTGSDPLAAGE; encoded by the coding sequence ATGACAACCAATCACTTGGCCGTCACCAGAACGGCAATCGGCACGGCAACGGGCACGGCAACGGCCACTGGCCAGCCGCGCACTCGTCACCGCTCGACCTTCATCGGTCGCCTGGTACTCGGATTTTTGTTAACGAGCCTTTCGGCCGCCGCGCTGGCCGTCGATGTGCAGGTTTCTAAACTCGATGACGACCCCGATCCGGTCGGGCGCGGAGGGATCGTTACCTACACGATCGACGTTCGGAACAACGGGAGTGATACCGCCGCCGGCGTTGAACTGGTATTCCCTCTGCCGGCCGGAACGACATACAACTCGGATGACAATGCCGATTGTTCGCATGCCGGGGGCACTCCCGGGGAGGTCACCTGCAATTATGGCTCCGTGGTTGGCAATACAGCACCAGGTGGCGGGGACATAAAAACAGTCAATATCCAGGTCAATGTGCCCTCCACCATAGCTACCGGAACCATCAATGGCATCACGGCAACGGTTTCGACCACTGATTCCGATACAAATATAGCCAACAACACAGAGACCCAGAATACCACTGTTCAAAACGGCGCGGATCTGGTGCCGGTGTTTGTGAGTGCAAGCCCCGACCCGGTGACCGGCGGTGGTAACGTCACCTATGTCGCCAATGTCCTCAACAACGGCCCCGACGAAGCACTCAACCCGCAGGTGGTCTTTCAGCTCTCGCCTAATGCCACCTTTGTTTCGGTTTCAGACGATGACTGGACCTGCACCCACGACGGCACCACCCCGGGCGGTAAGCTGACATGCAACCGCACCAGCCTCGCCAGCGGCGCCACCTCGTCCCAGATCAGTTTCGTCACCCAGGTAACCGGCGCGGCGACCGGCACCCTGACGACCACGGCGACGACCAACCTCGGTAACAGTTCAACAGTGACAGACGCAAATCCGAACAATGATTTCGTCGACATCGATGTAACGGTCGGGGCTGGCACCGATATCGCGGTTACGGTCCAAAACCCGGGCGCCGTGATCGCGGGGGATACCTTCAACCTGATCATCCAGCCGCGCAATAACGGCCCCATTGCCGCGGTTAATCCGAAGGTCATCATCCCGATTCCTGCGGGTTTCACCATCAATAGTGCAACCGGCACCGGCTGGAATTGCACTATCAGCGGGCAGGAGGTCACCTGCAACGGCACCACGCTCACCGTCGGCGCTACTGACAATATCACCGTTTCGCTCACAGCACCGATCGTCACCGCTCAAGAAACCTATACCAACCCGCCGAGCGCCACAATATCGTCGGACACTTCGGATGCTGATGCGACCAACAACAGCCGTACCGGCACCATCGTGGTCAACCCGAACGGCCTGGATATCGAAATGCTCAAGACCAAGGGCCCGAATCCGGTCGCGCTGGGCAGTACGATTACCAGCAGCATCCGGGTGCGCAACAAGGGGCCCCTCAGTACCCTTAGCGGGACCATTACCATTACCGATACGCTCCTCGCCGGCGAGACTTTCGGAAGCGCCTCGGGAACGGGTTGGGACTGTTCGACCACTACGATCTCAGCAGGCGATGTAGGTGATATCGTCTGCACCTACGACGCAGCGCTGAACAACGGCAGTCTTAGCGAGCCGCTGACGATCACGACCACCGCAACCACCATCGGCGACCGCACCAACACAGCCTGCTCTGTTTACAGCGGAACGCCGGGCGACTACGACGACACCAACGACTGCGACAGCGAGACCGTCAAAGCCACAGGTCCCATCGCCGACCTACAGGTCAGCAAGAGCGCGGACCGAGCTATCTTGGCGGCTAATGATCCAACAGTGACCTACACCATCACGGTGACCAACGCGGCCCTCAACGCGGCCGGTTCCGCTTCCGCTCCCGTCGATGGCATTACTATCGAAGACGACTTGCCGGTATATGTCTCCTACAACGGTGGCTCTGGCGTAACTGCAGTCGTTGACACCACGGGCGTTGCCGCCACCTTCGATCCCTGCAGCATCACGGACGGCAAGATCAGTTGTAAGCAATCCACGGGCAGCGACCCGCTGGCAGCGGGGGAGTAG
- a CDS encoding GSU2403 family nucleotidyltransferase fold protein, which translates to MHPRRLSLTARTLYAELLDLALIEADQGLFAHLPGSVVQKRIRGSSYLYFQHRTLNGQTRQIYLGPDTEPTRERAVRLRALAAQRAEHRQGLQEVAAAFLAAGGHHTEHAPMRILRAFADAGVLRPGSANPVLVGTHAFAALGNMLGVRWASQMQTQDMDLAAGMDVDLAIPPEMPPIGSVLERLDMGFLPVPALDPRAASTSFHVRGQSLRVDLLTPLIGKPRAADVFVPGLGAAAQPLRFLDYLIEAPVPAVMLGKRDLVLVNVPDPARFAWHKLLVSEERCLAMAAKRAKDRAQAAQLIRVLKEEAPEQLAKARAQLEARGPGWVRRLERALAHIKDVAE; encoded by the coding sequence ATGCACCCGCGACGACTTTCACTCACCGCCCGCACCCTGTATGCGGAACTGCTGGATTTGGCGCTGATTGAGGCGGATCAGGGGCTTTTTGCCCACTTACCCGGAAGTGTGGTGCAGAAGCGGATTCGCGGCTCAAGCTACCTCTACTTCCAGCACCGCACGCTGAACGGCCAGACCCGCCAGATTTACCTTGGCCCGGATACCGAGCCGACGCGCGAACGTGCAGTGCGATTGCGGGCACTCGCCGCTCAGCGAGCCGAACATCGACAGGGGCTGCAAGAGGTGGCTGCGGCGTTTCTCGCAGCCGGAGGCCATCACACCGAGCATGCGCCGATGCGCATCTTGCGGGCGTTCGCGGATGCAGGCGTGTTGCGGCCCGGATCGGCGAATCCGGTCTTGGTCGGTACCCATGCCTTTGCCGCCCTGGGTAACATGCTCGGCGTGCGTTGGGCGAGTCAGATGCAAACGCAGGACATGGATCTGGCCGCAGGTATGGATGTCGATCTCGCGATTCCACCGGAGATGCCACCCATCGGTTCGGTGCTGGAGCGTCTCGACATGGGCTTTCTGCCGGTGCCGGCACTCGATCCGCGGGCTGCCTCGACATCCTTTCATGTGCGCGGCCAGAGTTTGCGGGTTGACTTGTTGACCCCCTTAATCGGCAAGCCAAGGGCTGCTGATGTCTTTGTGCCCGGATTAGGCGCGGCCGCGCAGCCCCTGCGTTTTCTCGACTATCTGATTGAAGCACCCGTGCCGGCGGTCATGCTCGGCAAACGCGACCTGGTGCTGGTGAATGTTCCCGACCCGGCGCGTTTTGCCTGGCACAAGCTGTTGGTGTCGGAAGAACGCTGCCTTGCCATGGCGGCCAAGCGCGCGAAAGACCGGGCACAGGCGGCACAGTTGATTCGGGTGCTGAAGGAGGAGGCGCCTGAGCAACTCGCCAAAGCTCGCGCCCAGCTCGAAGCCCGTGGCCCGGGGTGGGTCAGGCGATTAGAACGGGCACTTGCGCACATCAAGGATGTGGCGGAATGA
- a CDS encoding PD-(D/E)XK nuclease family protein, which translates to MTTLESIKETVKRELPAWLESDPAFREAILGLTANLYSRREETNDWFHQTLDEMRRERERQDALWRKNDERLERERVANQVELAALHEESLALGKRIDRSIGALGARWGLRSEKAFRDALAGILEKTFDVEVLNVSEYDDAGEVFGRPDQIEIDVIIKNGLLILCELKSSIDKAGMSIFEHKARFYERHHQRQANRLIVISPMIDSRAQDVARRLGIETYGEPEEVSG; encoded by the coding sequence ATGACTACGCTCGAATCGATCAAAGAAACCGTCAAGCGCGAATTGCCCGCGTGGCTGGAATCCGACCCTGCTTTTCGCGAGGCGATTCTCGGGCTGACCGCCAACCTGTATAGCCGACGCGAGGAGACCAACGACTGGTTTCATCAAACGCTGGATGAAATGCGCCGTGAGCGCGAGCGCCAGGATGCACTATGGCGCAAAAATGACGAACGCCTGGAGCGCGAGCGGGTAGCTAACCAAGTGGAGCTGGCTGCCCTGCATGAAGAAAGCTTGGCGCTGGGCAAACGCATCGACCGCAGCATCGGTGCCTTGGGCGCACGCTGGGGGCTGCGCTCGGAGAAAGCTTTCCGCGATGCGCTCGCCGGAATTCTGGAAAAAACCTTCGACGTTGAGGTGCTCAATGTCAGCGAGTACGACGACGCTGGCGAGGTTTTCGGTCGCCCCGATCAGATTGAGATCGACGTGATCATCAAAAACGGGCTGCTGATCCTGTGCGAACTCAAGTCCTCTATCGACAAGGCCGGGATGTCTATTTTTGAGCACAAGGCCCGGTTCTACGAACGGCACCATCAGCGCCAGGCCAATCGGCTGATTGTCATCTCCCCGATGATCGACAGCCGCGCCCAGGATGTCGCCCGACGCTTGGGGATTGAAACCTACGGCGAGCCGGAGGAAGTCTCCGGATAA
- a CDS encoding addiction module antidote protein, with translation MTERFTRWDSADYLETEEDIRLYLEACIEEDPGDGSLIRSALGDIARARNFSALAREVGVTREGLRKALSADGNPSFALVLKMAHALGLGLELKPRPAQAWQRT, from the coding sequence ATGACTGAACGATTTACCCGCTGGGATAGTGCTGACTACCTGGAGACCGAGGAGGATATTCGGCTGTACCTGGAGGCGTGCATTGAGGAAGACCCTGGCGACGGCTCGCTGATCCGCAGCGCGCTGGGCGACATTGCCCGCGCGCGCAACTTCAGCGCCCTGGCCCGGGAGGTAGGCGTGACCCGCGAGGGGCTGCGCAAGGCGTTGTCCGCCGATGGCAATCCGTCGTTCGCGTTGGTGCTCAAGATGGCTCATGCGTTGGGACTCGGGTTGGAGCTGAAACCCCGGCCGGCTCAAGCATGGCAAAGGACTTAA
- a CDS encoding type II toxin-antitoxin system RelE/ParE family toxin → MFEIIASETFSRWLRGLGDRQAVARINARLRNAAAGNLGDVAPVGEGVSEMRLFYGPGYRLYFIRQGAAIIVLLCGGDKSTQVRDIARAKVLAKEWEPEP, encoded by the coding sequence ATGTTCGAGATCATCGCATCCGAGACCTTCTCCCGCTGGTTGCGGGGTCTGGGCGATCGCCAAGCAGTGGCGCGGATTAACGCGCGCTTGCGCAACGCAGCGGCGGGCAACCTAGGCGATGTTGCACCGGTTGGCGAGGGTGTCTCGGAGATGCGTTTGTTTTACGGGCCGGGTTACCGGCTGTATTTCATCCGTCAGGGTGCGGCGATCATTGTGCTGCTGTGCGGTGGCGACAAGTCCACACAGGTGCGCGACATTGCGCGCGCGAAAGTGCTGGCCAAAGAATGGGAACCTGAGCCATGA